One region of Acidobacteriota bacterium genomic DNA includes:
- a CDS encoding FG-GAP-like repeat-containing protein: MGLRSIIFCWGCVSLAAGAFGGSPPIEGMPFWSTAELGLYSTGMMWRDCNNDGVIDVFFSNGNDMSMAHNTIHVSQLGVLPAQATWTSINHAYSGHCAVGDIDDNGFPDFIVANYLGLGFTRPNVSDLYLNNGSLPEMYPSWFTPDSLFTFSCALGDLDNDGDLDIAFSTGEGYYGDRQRDLVYLNDDGAFAAPAVWESADSTMAYDVAWGDVDNDGDLDLALCYTWSPAAVYYNDAGVLETTPSWQASTAESGNTLTFGDVNGDGWLDLVVAYNNQQNGDGYFRAYFNDGAGQLDPDYGWQSFNGGAGSALALYDYDNDGDDDLAAGRWFRQLFIYENLGVTFTTAPVWTSDIEIVAEELAWADIDGTGVELFADTMPAESGRRLFYVRHHPLYAVDSVVVDGVTAENADYCYDLVSGWVSLASEPLSDVIVQYRYSFTNDLTVANWDTVNMAFANTTRPAVEMFAEPRSGWAPLTVQFSDSSAGASGWLWDFGDGETSPERNPSHEYLEGGLYDVTLDAVLPDGHHRRQQRGMIVALGDTIFFGGQATNPPTSVMIPVVLKNTHPVHELILPVSFLGDPTLGYTGFSTAGCRTEYFQDVSLIESNPSEQKLVFRLRPGEAEAGPLEPGKGPILYLFFYQIIGGTNTIDTTTLKGYSLELDALYTTYQPRVVAGHIYSGACGNLDGSPDGIVDIGDLTALIDYLFVTHTPPAAMEQANVDGSADGVVDISDLTYLIRYLFIEGPPPVCP; the protein is encoded by the coding sequence ATGGGTCTGAGGTCAATCATATTCTGCTGGGGGTGCGTGAGTCTGGCGGCCGGGGCTTTTGGCGGCAGCCCGCCAATCGAGGGCATGCCGTTCTGGTCGACCGCGGAGCTTGGCCTTTACAGCACGGGCATGATGTGGCGCGACTGCAACAACGACGGCGTGATTGACGTCTTCTTTTCGAACGGCAACGACATGTCCATGGCCCACAACACCATTCACGTCTCTCAGCTGGGCGTCCTCCCGGCCCAGGCCACGTGGACCTCGATCAACCACGCCTATTCCGGGCACTGTGCGGTCGGTGACATCGACGACAACGGCTTCCCGGATTTCATCGTAGCCAACTACCTCGGCCTCGGGTTTACCCGCCCCAACGTCTCCGATCTTTATCTGAACAACGGCTCCCTTCCGGAGATGTACCCGAGTTGGTTCACTCCGGACAGCCTCTTCACGTTTTCCTGTGCCCTCGGCGACCTGGATAACGACGGCGACCTGGATATCGCCTTCTCGACCGGGGAAGGATACTATGGCGACCGCCAACGGGATCTGGTCTACCTTAACGACGACGGCGCTTTTGCCGCCCCGGCCGTCTGGGAGTCGGCCGATTCCACCATGGCGTATGACGTCGCCTGGGGAGACGTCGATAACGACGGCGATCTTGACCTGGCTTTGTGTTACACCTGGAGCCCGGCCGCAGTCTATTACAACGACGCGGGTGTGCTCGAGACGACACCGTCCTGGCAGGCCTCAACGGCCGAATCCGGCAACACCCTTACTTTCGGCGACGTGAACGGCGACGGCTGGCTGGATTTGGTAGTCGCGTATAACAACCAGCAGAATGGAGACGGATATTTCCGCGCCTATTTCAATGACGGCGCGGGGCAACTTGACCCCGATTACGGCTGGCAGTCATTCAACGGCGGCGCCGGTTCAGCACTGGCGCTGTATGATTATGACAATGACGGTGACGATGACCTGGCCGCGGGCCGGTGGTTTCGCCAGTTGTTCATTTACGAGAACCTCGGGGTTACGTTCACCACGGCGCCGGTTTGGACCAGCGACATTGAGATTGTGGCGGAGGAGCTGGCCTGGGCCGATATCGACGGCACCGGGGTCGAGTTGTTTGCGGATACCATGCCCGCCGAATCCGGTCGTCGGCTCTTTTATGTCCGGCACCACCCCCTGTATGCGGTTGATTCGGTCGTCGTGGACGGCGTCACCGCCGAGAACGCCGATTACTGCTATGACCTCGTCTCCGGATGGGTGTCGCTGGCGTCCGAACCTCTCAGTGACGTCATCGTTCAGTACCGCTACTCGTTCACCAACGACCTGACCGTGGCCAACTGGGATACGGTGAACATGGCCTTCGCCAACACGACCAGGCCGGCAGTAGAGATGTTTGCGGAGCCGAGGTCCGGCTGGGCACCGCTGACTGTCCAGTTCTCGGACAGTTCGGCGGGCGCATCGGGATGGCTGTGGGATTTCGGCGACGGTGAAACGTCGCCGGAACGTAACCCGTCGCACGAGTACCTCGAAGGCGGCCTGTACGACGTTACGCTGGACGCGGTTCTGCCGGACGGTCACCACCGCCGCCAACAGCGTGGCATGATCGTCGCCCTGGGCGACACGATCTTCTTCGGCGGTCAGGCCACCAATCCGCCGACCAGTGTCATGATTCCGGTGGTCCTTAAAAACACCCACCCGGTGCACGAACTCATCCTGCCGGTGTCCTTCCTGGGTGATCCGACGCTGGGGTATACGGGTTTCAGTACGGCCGGCTGCCGAACCGAGTACTTCCAGGACGTCAGCCTGATCGAATCCAACCCCTCGGAGCAGAAACTGGTGTTCCGCCTGCGGCCGGGAGAAGCAGAGGCCGGCCCGCTCGAACCCGGCAAGGGCCCGATACTCTATCTGTTCTTCTACCAGATCATCGGGGGAACCAACACCATCGACACCACGACCCTGAAAGGATACTCGCTGGAGTTGGACGCGCTGTACACGACGTACCAACCGCGCGTCGTTGCCGGACACATTTACAGCGGTGCGTGCGGCAACCTGGACGGCAGCCCGGACGGTATTGTTGACATCGGTGACCTTACGGCTCTTATAGACTACCTGTTCGTGACGCACACCCCGCCCGCCGCCATGGAACAGGCAAACGTCGATGGCTCCGCCGACGGCGTGGTCGACATTTCGGACCTTACGTACCTGATAAGGTACCTTTTCATTGAGGGTCCTCCGCCCGTATGCCCGTAA